In Fusarium falciforme chromosome 10, complete sequence, a single genomic region encodes these proteins:
- a CDS encoding CFEM domain-containing protein encodes MKFSLAVLALVASVQAQSLSDVPSCALPCLDDAIESETDCKTTDLVCVCKDFDKVRSKATSCVIDKCGADVAINKVLPATEGLCKNPGSGGSASGAESSKAETTAAEATTAAEETSAAPETTSEAAATTSAAAETTSEAEEESTTVPPVVSTTSAPETTSAAPVSTPSASTVEVNGAAGLKGVGAIAMVALAAIAL; translated from the exons ATGAAGTTCTCTCTCGCtgtcctcgccctcgtcgccTCCGTCCAGGCTCAGTCTCTCAGTGACGTCCCCTCGTGCGCCCTTCCCTGCCTCGACGATGCCATCGAGAGCGAGACGGACTGCAAGACCACCGACCTTGTCTGCGTCTGCAAGGACTTTGACAAGGTCCGCAGCAAGGCTACCTCTTGCGTGATTGACAAGTGCGGTGCCGACGTTGCCATCA ACAAGGTCCTCCCTGCTACCGAGGGTCTCTGCAAGAACCCCGGCAGCGGCGGCTCCGCGTCCGGTGCCGAGTCCTCCAAGGCAGAGACCACTGCCGCTGAGGCTaccaccgccgccgaggagaccTCCGCCGCTCCCGAGACCACGAGCGAGGCTGCTGCCACCACctctgccgccgccgagaccacctccgaggccgaggaggagagcacCACCGTCCCTCCCGTCGTCTCCACCACCTCTGCCCCAGAGACCACCTCCGCCGCTCCCGTCTCTACCCCCAGCGCCTCCACCGTCGAGGTCAACGGCGCTGCTGGCCTCAAGGGTGTTGGTGCCATCGCCATGGTTGCCCTCGCTGCCATTGCTCTGTAA
- a CDS encoding Branchpoint-bridging protein produces MSWRNQGITGSNNIPLGKRRFAEEDGPDGFVDGDRDLKRGRDPEPRSEADGPRRRKKRNRWGDASENKAAGLMGLPTAILSNMTSEQLEAYTLHLRIEEISQKLRIDDVVPADGDRSPSPPPQYDNHGRRINTREYRYRKRLEDERHKLIEKAMKTIPNYHPPQDYRRPTKTQEKVYVPVNDYPEINFIGLLIGPRGNTLKKMEADSGAKIAIRGKGSVKEGKGRSDAAHASNQEEDLHCLIMADTEEKVNKAKKLIHNIIETAASIPEGQNELKRNQLRELAALNGTLRDDENQACQNCGKIGHRKYDCPERQNYTASIICRVCGNAGHMARDCPDRQRGASWRNNDMGGRSAGRIGGGDAVDREMEQLMQELGGGSSNGPPARIEAGPGSNGDAKPWQRGPTGGPAPWRSRNHDSNNEGGSSAPWRDRGGRNQDHHSGSNGGDSYYGQGYGGSSGAAAPWQQQAPGTQGGYAGYPGYGSYGAAPGMGAPPGLAAAPGGAPPPPPGAPPGLGDINAFIQQYAGAAPPPPPPSGDAPPPPPSDQPPPPPPGA; encoded by the exons ATGTCGTGGAGAAATCAGGGGATCACGGGATCTAACAACATCCCTCTGGGCAAGCGCCGCTTtgcagaagaagatggccccGATGGGTTTGTCGATGGCGACCGTGACTTGAAGCGCGGACGCGACCCCGAGCCACGAAGCGAAGCCGACGGACCTCGACGACGCAAGAAGCGAAACAGATGGGGTGATGCATCCGAGAATAAGGCCGCTGGCCTCATGGGACTGCCCACTGCCATCTTGTCCAACATGACGAGCGAGCAGCTCGAAGCCTACACCCTCCATCTGCGCATCGAAGAAATCTCCCAGAAGCTGCGCATCGACGATGTCGTCCCAGCAGATGGCGACCG ATCGCCTTCGCCTCCACCTCAGTACGACAACCACGGTCGACGTATCAACACGCGAGAATACCGTTACCGCAAGCGGCTCGAGGACGAACGCCACAAGCTGATCGAGAAGGCCATGAAGACCATCCCTAACTATCACCCACCACAGGATTACCGTAGACCGACCAAGACGCAGGAGAAGGTCTACGTTCCTGTCAACGATTACCCGGAGATTAACTTCA TTGGTTTACTTATCGGACCCCGAGGTAATActctgaagaagatggaggcagATTCAGGTGCCAAGATTGCTATTCGTGGCAAGGGCTCcgtcaaggagggcaagggtCGGTCTGATGCCGCTCACGCCAGCAACCAGGAGGAAGATCTGCACTgtctcatcatggccgatACCGAAGAAAAggtcaacaaggccaagaagctcattcACAATATCATTGAGACT GCTGCTTCTATCCCTGAAGGCCAGAACGAGCTCAAGCGCAACCAGCTCCGAGAACTCGCCGCACTCAACGGTACCCTCCGAGATGACGAGAACCAGGCTTGCCAAAACTGTGGCAAGATTGGCCACCGCAAGTATGACTGCCCTGAGCGACAGAACTACACTGCTAGCATCATCTGCCGTGTCTGTGGTAACGCAGGCCACATGGCCCGTGATTGTCCCGACCGCCAGCGTGGTGCTAGCTGGCGTAATAACGATATGGGCGGCCGTAGTGCTGGTCGCATCGGCGGTGGGGATGCTGTTGATCGCGAGATGGAG CAACTCATGCAAGAGCTTGGCGGAGGTTCTTCCAACGGACCTCCTGCGCGCATCGAGGCCGGCCCTGGCAGCAACGGAGACGCGAAGCCCTGGCAGCGTGGCCCTACTGGAGGACCTGCGCCTTGGCGTTCTCGCAACCATGATTCTAACAACGAGGGAGGTTCATCGGCTCCCTGGAGAGACCGCGGCGGTCGCAACCAGGATCACCACAGCGGCAGCAACGGCGGCGACAGCTACTACGGCCAAGGTTACGGCGGATCTTCCGGTGCCGCCGCGCCATGGCAACAACAGGCTCCCGGAACTCAGGGTGGGTATGCTGGATATCCTGGTTACGGCAGCTATGGAGCCGCTCCTGGAATGGGCGCTCCTCCTGGCCTTGCCGCTGCTCCTGGCGGcgctcctccacctcctccggGTGCTCCCCCTGGCCTGGGAGATATCAACGCCTTCATCCAGCAGTACGCTGGAGCGGCGCCTCCCCCACCACCTCCTTCGGGCGAtgctccccctcctcctcccagtgACCAGCCTCCACCCCCACCTCCCGGTGCCTAG
- a CDS encoding Vacuolar membrane protease: MRFQNPFAFRSGPVSFWTTVIYLALVIPLIYVHETVPPAPSDRSLYQGLNLTEAWLDLQTISRAFHPYNSHENDVVRQFLIDRTKEILDRNSMPYTTETIGGVDWHTRTAFARTQDSDLNSRDEFIQSRPRGATLFDDKISNVTWTYNTARPTGTNIAKGTWMGQYFEGNNYYVYIHGKDDPEGEWWRSESAYKKFRGQGGVLVNCHFDSVSTGYGATDDGMSCVSMLQLLSYFTLQGRQPKNGIVLLFNNAEEDGLLGARAFGYSPLLHFTHTFVNLEGAGAGGRAILFRTTDLQAAKVYAKSPHPFGSVVAANAFERGVIKSATDYEIFADIFGQRGMDIAFYAPRARYHTNQDDTRHTSVNSIWHMLSAALASTERFSQITGTTFHGDRSDGKSDLVQNGKKAEGVWFDIFGSAWAVFALRGLFAWSLTLLVATPLILVAVTYILARKDKYYFFSRDIKMHHDINDDPVVLGGWKGFLRFPFALAFAGALTIASTLLLAKFNPLIIYSSPYAVWSMTLSLFYFSFWLIMRGASFVRPSALHRGFVLIWLFALGWGLQVVGAVAEDRMHIAALYATVFLQSAVFLALFISLLEQFALLGKHDFAMQLHDAHQARDVSSHGTDHESRPQPEEEPTQPEGDDDASEDATETTPLRANEPGYGSSTRTSFATTYRRSVAENAPSPPRMRRYQPYEHEQSWSGRLPSWTWIIQFLLLAPVPVILFGNLGLVAMSALQMTGTDGGSLLVPVLSLGIVSIFLLLPLTPFIHRVSHHVPMFLLCVFAGTFIYNLVAFPFSDSHRFKFYFQQVVDLDNGTDTVSIVGLEKFSRSVIKSLPSASSQDIKCEKAVGRDLMECLYDSSTLSPHLVEGKTPRELITFETVDGTNASKGRLRIDALDSRLCYLHTSRPIYGFAVDGGAARDPRFGGFPSEGFKTIQLWRRDRDRPWTVNLYLDEHAQQADKSFEGGHNKQLGDGSVVHRRADDPLEVTVRCAWSDANKPGTIPALDELLKYMPTWAAVTKKNVGLVEVHKTYKV; this comes from the exons ATGCGCTTCCAAAACCCCTTCGCCTTTCGGTCGGGTCCGGTCTCATTCTGGACCACCGTCATCtacctcgccctcgtcatcCCTCTTATCTACGTCCACGAGACTGTCCCACCAGCTCCTTCGGATCGCTCGCTCTACCAAGGCCTCAACTTGACCGAGGCGTGGTTGGATCTTCAAACGATAAGCCGCGCATTCCATCCGTACAACAGTCACGAGAACGATGTAGTTCGGCAATTTCTCATCGATCGCACCAAGGAGATTCTGGATCGCAACAGCATGCCCTACACGACTGAGACGATTGGTGGTGTGGATTGGCACACAAG GACCGCTTTTGCGCGAACTCAAGATTCGGACCTCAATTCTCGTGATGAGTTCATCCAGTCTCGGCCTCGCGGGGCCACTCTTTTCGACGACAAAATCTCCAACGTCACCTGGACCTACAACACAGCCAGGCCTACTGGTACCAACATCGCTAAGGGCACTTGGATGGGGCAGTACTTTGAGGGGAACAACTACTACGTTTACATCCATGGCAAAGATGACCCCGAGGGCGAGTGGTGGCGCTCAGAATCGGCTTACAAGAAGTTCCGCGGCCAAGGTGGTGTCCTCGTCAACTGCCATTTTGACTC GGTCTCTACTGGCTACGGAGCTACTGATGACGGCATGTCTTGTGTGTCGATGCTCCAGCTGCTGAGCTACTTTACATTGCAAGGCCGTCAGCCCAAGAACGGCATTGTTTTGCTCTTCAACAatgctgaagaagatggtcTTCTTGGTGCCCGAGCCTTTGGCTACAGTCCTCTGCTGCACTTCACACATACCTTTGTCAATCTTGAAGGTGCCGGAGCTGGTGGCCGTGCCATCCTCTTCCGAACTACCGACTTGCAAGCTGCCAAGGTGTACGCCAAGAGCCCTCATCCCTTTGGAtctgttgttgctgccaaCGCTTTTGAGAGAGGTGTCATCAAGAGTGCGACCGATTACGAGATCTTTGCCGACATTTTCGGACAGCGTGGAATGGACATTGCCTTTTACGCTCCTCGCGCTCGGTACCACACCAACCAGGATGATACTCGTCACACCTCTGTTAACAGCATTTGGCACATGCTCTCGGCGGCCCTTGCATCGACTGAGAGGTTTTCACAGATTACCGGCACTACATTCCATGGCGATCGATCTGATGGAAAGTCTGACCTTGTGCAGAATGGTAAAAAGGCCGAGGGTGTGTGGTTCGACATTTTTGGCTCAGCTTGGGCTGTCTTTGCGCTTAGGGGGCTGTTTGCATGGTCTCTAACGCTCCTCGTCGCCACACCCTTGATCCTGGTTGCCGTCACTTATATTCTGGCGCGGAAGGACAAGTACTACTTCTTTTCCAGAGACATCAAGATGCATCACGACATTAATGATGACCCGGTGGTGCTGGGTGGCTGGAAGGGCTTCTTGCGCTTCCCGTTTGCCCTCGCCTTTGCAGGGGCCCTTACTATTGCGTctactcttcttcttgctaaGTTCAACCCTCTCATCATCTACAGCAGCCCTTATGCTGT TTGGTCCATGACTCTCTCGCTCTTCTACTTTTCGTTTTGGCTTATCATGCGAGGGGCCAGTTTTGTTCGCCCGAGCGCCCTTCACCGTGGATTTGTTCTTATCTGGCTCTTTGCTCTTGGCTGGGGGTTGCAGGTTGTGGGTGCTGTGGCAGAGGATCGCATGCACATTGCCGCCCTATATGCGACTGTGTTCCTCCAGTCTGCTGTCTTCCTAGCCTTGTTCATCTCTCTGTTGGAGCAGTTCGCCCTTCTTGGAAAACACGATTTTGCCATGCAGCTTCATGATGCCCATCAGGCACGAGATGTCTCAAGCCATGGCACTGACCACGAATCGCGACCTCAGCCCGAGGAGGAACCTACTCAGCctgagggcgacgacgacgcatCCGAGGATGCAACGGAGACAACACCGCTCAGAGCGAACGAGCCAGGCTATGGATCCAGCACTAGGACATCGTTTGCTACCACCTATCGTCGCTCCGTTGCTGAGAACGCGCCCTCCCCGCCTAGGATGCGAAGATATCAACCTTACGAACATGAGCAATCGTGGTCGGGGCGACtcccttcttggacttggattATCCAATTCCTTCTCTTGGCCCCTGTACCTGTTATCTTGTTTGGCAACCTCGGCCTAGTTGCTATGTCTGCTTTGCAGATGACAGGCACAGATGGTGGCAGCCTCCTAGTGCCCGTGCTGTCTTTGGGTATCGTGAGCATTTTCCTCTTGCTCCCGCTCACGCCCTTTATCCACCGTGTCTCGCATCATGTCCCTATGTTCTTGTTGTGCGTATTCGCAGGCACCTTCATCTACAACCTGGTGGCATTCCCGTTCTCAGACAGCCATCGCTTCAAGTTTTACTTCCAGCAGGTTGTTGACCTCGATAATGGAACCGACACTGTTTCCATTGTGGGACTGGAGAAGTTTTCGCGCTCAGTCATTAAGTCATTGCCGAGTGCTAGCAGTCAGGACATTAAGTGTGAGAAAGCTGTTGGGCGAGATCTCATGGAGTGTCTGTACGACTCATCTACTCTGTCCCCTCACTTGGTCGAAGGCAAGACACCTAGAGAGTTGATCACGTTTGAGACGGTGGATGGCACGAACGCGTCGAAGGGACGACTCCGAATTGATGCCTTGGACTCGAGACTTTGTTACCTTCACACGTCACGACCGATTTACGGCTTTGCTGTTGATGGCGGAGCCGCAAGAGATCCTCGCTTTGGCGGATTCCCCTCAGAGGGTTTTAAGACCATCCAACTTTGGCGACGTGATCGGGATCGACCTTGGACTGTGAATCTCTATCTGGACGAGCACGCTCAACAAGCTGACAAGTCTTTTGAGGGAGGGCACAACAAGCAACTTGGAGATGGCTCAGTCGTGCACCGCCGGGCGGATGATCCTCTCGAAGTGACGGTTCGGTGTGCTTGGAGCGATGCCAACAAGCCTGGAACCATCCCGGcgcttgatgagcttcttaAGTACATGCCGACTTGGGCTGCCGTTACCAAGAAGAATGTTGGATTGGTGGAAGTTCACAAGACGTACAAAGTTTGA
- a CDS encoding MFS domain-containing protein, translating into MDEAEFPVSSNEELGSSVLNHPSVSEVLYGSDNDSTQPLLARHGEPQQPNQAFLRQEAAFDTEAARRVLQKIDRAIIPLLFITYMLSFMDKIILSSAAVFGLREDNKLEGQQYSWVGSVFYMGYLQWTYPTNLLVTRLPAGKYLSANTLFWGTVVTLTAACNSFGGLLTVRFLLGVAEATITPGFMFLTSTWYTRDEMPTRVGIWFAGNSVGGLAASLLAFGVGHVDNTAIRPWRWMYIILGSTTFLWTIPMFILLPDNISKAKFLTPKERQVAAQRVASAGTGTTENTYWKQDQFHECLADPKTWFIVGIQLLTQIPNGGSQSFANIVVESFGFTNLQSTLINIPYSLLSAGIIAGSGYLAGRFRTWNCVLIIAVILPCVLGSAIIYNRGHLPHGVHLFAYFLLSSGSAAMPLNMALVQSNYRGVTKKTTITVMLFIAYCNGNMVGPHFFRESEDPLYETAFKAIMVCYSLAIICAAALRVYLGRLNAKRTREEGILGSAGSGGVSRDDVGDDSEDITDWQAVGFRYRL; encoded by the exons atggatgaAGCAGAATTCCCAGTGTCCTCAAACGAGGAACTCGGTTCATCTGTTCTTAACCACCCCTCGGTGTCAGAAGTCTTGTATGGCAGTGATAATGATTCAACACAACCCCTGCTCGCCCGTCATGGGGAACCTCAGCAGCCAAACCAAGCGTTTTTGCGACAGGAAGCCGCCTTTGACACAGAAGCAGCGCGAAGAGTTCTCCAGAAAATTGACAGAGCCATTATTCCTCTATTGTTCATAACCTATATGCTCAGTTTTATGGACAAGATCATTCTCTCTAGTGCTGCGGTTTTTGGACTTCGTGAAGACAAC AAGCTCGAGGGACAGCAGTACAGCTGGGTCGGGAGCGTGTTTTACATGGGATATCTCCAGTGGACGTATCCTACTAATTTACTCGTGACGCGTCTTCCTGCTGGAAAGTATCTGTCTGCCAACACCCTATTCTGGGGGACCGTTGTCACTCTTACTGCTGCATGTAACAGCTTTGGGGGACTCTTAACGGTGCGATTCTTGCTCGGGGTTGCAGAGGCCACCATCACACCAGGCTTCATGTTTCTTACTTCAACCTGGTACACTCGCGATGAGATGCCAACCCGCGTGGGGATTTGGTTCGCAGGGAACTCTGTCGGTGGCTTGGCCGCAAGTCTTCTCGCGTTTGGGGTTGGACACGTTGATAACACCGCTATTCGaccttggagatggatgtaCATCATCCTGGGCAGTACAACCTTTCTCTGGACGATTCCCAtgttcatcctcctcccagaCAACATCTCAAAGGCCAAGTTCCTTACACCGAAAGAGAGGCAAGTCGCTGCCCAAAGAGTAGCATCTGCCGGGACTGGGACAACCGAGAACACGTACTGGAAACAGGATCAATTTCACGAATGTTTGGCTGATCCCAAGACTTGGTTCATTGTCGGAATCCAGTTGCTCACCCAAATCCCCAACGGCGGCTCCCAAAGCTTCGCCAACATTGTTGTGGAATCGTTCGGGTTCACCAATCTGCAGTCCACGCTCATTAATATCCCTTATTCCTTGTTGTCGGCTGGCATCATTGCTGGAAGTGGGTACCTCGCTGGCCGCTTTCGAACCTGGAATTGCGTCCTGATCATCGCCGTTATTTTACCATGTGTCTTGGGAAGCGCCATCATCTACAACCGGGGCCATTTACCTCACGGAGTGCATCTCTTTGCTTACTTTCTCTTATCAAGCGGCTCTGCCGCGATGCCTCTGAACATGGCCCTAGTCCAATCCAACTACCGTGGCGTCACGAAGAAAACGACCATTACAGTAATGCTTTTTATCGCCTACTGTAACGGGAACATGGTAGGGCCGCATTTCTTTCGCGAATCTGAAGATCCGCTCTACGAGACTgccttcaaggccatcatggtCTGTTATAGTTTGGCTATCATCTGTGCTGCAGCCCTAAGAGTTTATCTCGGTCGGCTCAACGCAAAGAGAACGCGGGAGGAAGGGATTTTAGGCAGTGCAGGATCTGGCGGCGTTTCGAGAGATGACGTTGGTGACGACTCTGAAGACATCACGGACTGGCAAGCAGTTGGCTTCAGATATCGACTTTAG
- a CDS encoding HET domain-containing protein, giving the protein MRLLNAHKCRLELFNGAEADIPPYAILSHTWGDDEISFQDITQLSLDDLSYRASFYKVKEGCDQARRDGFDYIWIDTCCIDKTSSAELSEAINSMFKWYQQSALCYVYLSDFDSGFSYLPTAQQKNREIDLPPDDTEFFSSRWFTRGWTLQELIAPRSVDFFDQNWIRFGTRDGDLLDRVCQRTGVWPQLFSEPRCACPGGDPAPPVRDGNCMECHKPDCLPQILDTFAVSVKMSWAASRVTTRKEDAAYCLLGLFSINMPMLYGEGDKAFLRLQEAIVRQSKDQSILLWKAGPSRIPQERAPGCLAPLCETFKNPERIVGRRVFSNVDRRYEADFLGNMAPMEITDTVLRTNLWICPCTVSAYDPHVESDVHRKLWLGILDLAYDDDYLARPAILLEHMGAVDFYRRVYHQLIITVNPRENDTSLQLALDRDVEGRSSTHTLTDKSTIVIARSLDQAFKKDVGILLQQSPINAVRTNPSLEGGPATGPVYFVVSAREMQYRMDSGGSHPPFSRYTSRATQIPSPWTFKKCDHAGVDRYFGGIHFVNFTIHTRRVLRTHSWPDPAIQVVQKRGYVAIIWGIQRTLKLGGKEEHPWQLWCRVFNMHNFIECARTSDDDLRPSQLYLEQEALSPGEIQRRMGKQRRRLCYSGYQAHWIRQKTGPKSLFPTSCEEVWSEDSMPNILDDDDISIQLSARVAMTEALGRTLFELKVNIE; this is encoded by the coding sequence ATGCGACTTCTGAATGCGCACAAATGCCGACTTGAGCTCTTCAACGGTGCCGAGGCCGACATCCCCCCATATGCCATCTTGTCTCATACCtggggtgatgatgagatctCCTTCCAGGACATCACGCAGCTGTCGCTCGACGACTTGAGCTATCGGGCCTCATTCTACAAAGTCAAGGAAGGCTGCGACCAGGCCCGGCGCGATGGCTTTGATTACATCTGGATCGATACTTGCTGCATCGACAAGACCAGCAGCGCTGAGTTgtccgaggccatcaactccatgTTCAAGTGGTACCAGCAGTCCGCCTTATGTTACGTCTATCTAAGCGACTTTGACTCCGGGTTTTCGTATCTACCCACCGCTCAGCAAAAGAACCGGGAAATTGATCTACCTCCAGATGACACTGAATTCTTTAGCAGTCGTTGGTTCACTCGAGGATGGACCCTGCAAGAGCTGATCGCGCCACGGAGTGTTGACTTCTTTGACCAAAACTGGATCAGATTTGGGACAAGAGATGGCGATTTACTCGATCGCGTCTGCCAGCGAACTGGAGTCTGGCCTCAGTTGTTTTCCGAACCCCGATGTGCTTGTCCTGGAGGAGACCCGGCTCCGCCCGTCCGCGACGGCAATTGCATGGAGTGTCACAAACCCGACTGTCTCCCCCAGATTCTTGACACCTTTGCCGTCTCAGTCAAGATGAGCTGGGCAGCCAGCCGTGTCACAACCCGTAAAGAAGACGCTGCATACTGCTTACTGGGGTTGTTCAGCATCAATATGCCGATGCTCTACGGAGAAGGAGACAAGGCATTTCTACGACTTCAAGAAGCGATAGTAAGACAATCGAAGGACCAGTCCATTCTCCTATGGAAAGCTGGACCAAGCCGAATTCCCCAGGAGCGAGCCCCAGGTTGCTTAGCTCCCCTCTGCGAAACCTTCAAGAATCCCGAGCGCATCGTTGGACGTAGAGTCTTTAGCAACGTGGATCGACGGTACGAAGCTGACTTTCTCGGAAACATGGCCCCGATGGAGATTACAGACACGGTCCTTCGCACAAACCTCTGGATATGTCCTTGTACCGTCAGTGCCTACGATCCTCATGTTGAGAGCGATGTCCACCGGAAGCTTTGGTTAGGCATTCTTGATCTCGCCTACGATGACGATTACCTCGCCCGGCCTGCCATCTTACTTGAGCACATGGGCGCTGTCGATTTCTACCGAAGGGTCTACCACCAGCTGATAATTACTGTCAATCCCCGAGAAAACGACACCTCTCTTCAACTTGCCTTAGATCGAGACGTCGAGGGTCGTTCATCAACACACACCTTGACCGACAAGTCAACCATTGTCATAGCTCGATCCCTTGACCAAGCTTTCAAGAAAGATGTTGGCATTCTCTTACAACAGAGCCCCATCAACGCAGTGAGAACAAACCCTTCCCTTGAAGGGGGACCCGCAACCGGGCCAGTGTACTTTGTCGTCTCAGCCCGTGAGATGCAATATAGAATGGACAGTGGCGGAAGTCATCCTCCGTTCAGCCGATACACATCACGCGCGACTCAGATCCCATCCCCTTGGACCTTCAAGAAGTGTGATCATGCGGGTGTCGACCGGTACTTTGGCGGTATTCACTTTGTCAACTTTACCATCCATACCCGACGAGTGCTACGCACCCACTCATGGCCAGATCCAGCCATTCAGGTCGTCCAAAAGCGTGGATACGTCGCCATCATCTGGGGTATACAGAGGACGCTAAAGCTTGGGGGAAAAGAGGAGCATCCATGGCAGCTCTGGTGTCGAGTCTTTAACATGCACAATTTCATCGAATGTGCACGAACTTCAGATGACGACTTGCGACCATCTCAGCTGTATCTGGAACAGGAAGCTCTTAGCCCTGGCGAGATTCAACGAAGGATGGGGAAGCAGCGCAGACGGCTCTGCTACTCAGGCTACCAGGCGCACTGGATCCGGCAGAAGACGGGACCCAAGTCCTTGTTTCCTACGTCTTGCGAAGAAGTATGGTCAGAGGACTCTATGCCCAACAttctggatgatgacgatatcAGTATACAATTGTCGGCGAGGGTGGCCATGACTGAGGCGCTGGGCCGGACATTGTTTGAGCTCAAGGTCAACATCGAGTAG
- a CDS encoding MFS domain-containing protein has translation MSQTSVEQLEVPSTQAGGPQSNLKQQDGSNTQDRNHHQSQPPETVGEVPPSASNDEPTSSPPKSKQSLAKIATVMASLCACVFLAALEVTIVSTALPAIASHFASDSGYTWIGTSFVLAHTASTPSWGKISDIWGRKPILLIANVIFFGGSLICALVDDLAAFIAGRAIQGLGAAGMQTMVNICISDMFSQRDRGLYYGLTSIVWAVASGVGPVLGGAFTDRLSWRWCFWINLPITAAVFVLLILTLKLPSPNTPVWAGLKAIDWPGSFLIIGGTLMLLLGLYLGGVYEPWNSAPVVCLILFGIITAGLFILNEWKLAEYPVIPVHLFKTWSSAAAYAVTFFHAFVFMGVAYYLPLYFQAVLLASPLRSGLYLLPFILSITVTAAATGAYIQLSGKYLPAVHIGLVIMTLGIGLMIGLDLDLNWSKLIPFQMVSGIGVGMNFEGPLLAVQTVVPHKDVAAATTAMSFVRTIATAISVVIGGVLFQNEMKGKKQTLVDGLGPQLARFFDGATASASVDLVKTLPPEQQLIVRRAFFYSLDKMWIMYTAFSGVGLLLGFFIRAQHLSKEHEAAELGIRKNGHTPNSTTDGVVASTGTGEEHGMGRISPDREVLRLRD, from the exons ATGTCGCAAACGAGCGTCGAACAACTGGAAGTTCCATCTACCCAAGCCGGAGGGCCTCAAAGCAACTTGAAGCAACAAGATGGATCTAATACCCAGGATCGGAATCATCACCAAAGTCAACCCCCCGAGACCGTCGGCGAGGTTCCTCCCTCCGCCTCCAACGATGAACCTACATCATCTCCCCCAAAGTCGAAGCAATCTTTGGCAAAAATCGCCACAGTCATGGCATCTCTTTGTGCCTGTGTCTTCCTCGCCGCTCTTGAAGTAACAATCGTGTCGACCGCTCTCCCTGCCATCGCCTCCCATTTTGCCTCTGATTCGGGCTACACCTGGATTGGAACCTCTTTCGTCCTAGCCCATACTGCTTCAACGCCATCATGGGGGAAGATCTCAGATATCTGGGGGAGAAAGCCGATCTTGCTGATTGCAAACGTCATCTTCTTTGGGGGAAGCCTCATCTGCGCCTTGGTCGACGACTTGGCTGCCTTCATTGCAGGGAGGGCCATCCAGGGCCTTGGAGCCGCAGGCATGCAAACCATGGTCAACATCTGCATTAGCGACATGTTCTCGCAAAGAGATAGAGGATTGTACTATGGATTGACTTCCATCGTATGGGCAGTGGCATCCGGAGTAGGCCCCGTACTTGGCGGCGCTTTTACAGACAGATTGAG ttggagatggtgctTCTGGATCAATT TGCCGATTACCGCCGCGGTCTTCGTCCTCCTAATACTCACACTTAAGTTGCCCTCTCCAAACACTCCTGTTTGGGCAGGCCTGAAAGCGATCGACTGGCCAGGCAGCTTTCTGATAATTGGGGGCACTCTGATGCTCCTCTTGGGTCTCTATCTGGGTGGTGTCTACGAACCTTGGAACTCGGCGCCAGTCGTCTGTCTGATCCTctttggcatcatcaccgccggcctcttcatcctcaacgaGTGGAAACTGGCTGAGTATCCCGTGATACCGGTACATCTCTTTAAAACTTGGTCATCAGCTGCAGCATATGCTGTCACTTTCTTCCACGCGTTCGTATTTATGGGCGTCGCCTACTATCTACCGCTGTATTTCCAGGCAGTCCTTCTCGCAAGCCCTCTCCGCTCAGGCCTTTACCTTCTCCCCTTTATCCTTTCAATAACCGTCACAGCTGCGGCGACCGGCGCATATATCCAACTTTCCGGGAAGTATCTCCCAGCTGTTCATATTGGCCTGGTCATTATGACGCTAGGCATTGGTTTGATGATTGGCTTGGATCTCGATCTCAACTGGTCAAAGTTGATCCCATTCCAAATGGTTAGCGGAATTGGTGTGGGTATGAACTTTGAAGGCCCCTTGCTTGCAGTTCAGACCGTCGTCCCGCACAAGGACGTCGCGGCTGCTACCACGGCTATGAGTTTTGTCAGAACAATTGCCACAGCCATCTCTGTGGTTATCGGCGGTGTTCTATTTCAGAACGAgatgaagggcaagaagcaaACTCTTGTGGATGGTTTAGGGCCTCAACTTGCCCGGTTTTTCGATGGAGCAACTGCGTCCGCAAGCGTCGATCTCGTCAAGACACTACCTCCAGAGCAGCAACTGATCGTCAGAAGGGCCTTCTTCTACTCCTTGGATAAGATGTGGATCATG TATACGGCATTCTCAGGCGTGGGCTTGTTGctcggcttcttcatcaGGGCACAACACTTGAGCAAGGAACATGAGGCAGCAGAGCTGGGTATCCGCAAGAATGGCCACACGCCTAACTCAACAACAGACGGAGTGGTAGCTTCGACGGGAACTGGCGAGGAACATGGCATGGGGCGCATTTCTCCCGATCGTGAGGTTCTCCGATTGAGAGACTGA